One bacterium genomic window carries:
- a CDS encoding substrate-binding domain-containing protein codes for MFKKVSRMISVIALIALLLAACTPAATTQAPAPATAAPATEAPAVTEGGAPAAGTNWCSGTKIVFFPGGTAGGSFETVVYNGALAAAADTGADVEYVWSDWDPSKMTSQFTQAVATKPDGIAVMGHPGDAAFGPLIDDAVAQGIIVTSMNTQLAETQAKYSAQGFGYVGAILYDAGYALGEQAVKRSGVKAGDKAFLWGLLSQAGRGERTKGVKDALEKAGLTVI; via the coding sequence ATGTTTAAGAAAGTCTCACGGATGATTTCCGTGATTGCCCTGATCGCCCTCCTGCTGGCTGCCTGCACCCCGGCGGCGACCACCCAGGCCCCGGCGCCGGCTACCGCGGCGCCCGCTACCGAGGCTCCAGCCGTCACCGAAGGCGGCGCTCCAGCTGCCGGGACCAACTGGTGCTCCGGCACAAAGATCGTCTTCTTCCCCGGCGGAACGGCGGGCGGAAGTTTTGAGACTGTGGTCTACAACGGCGCGCTGGCGGCTGCGGCAGACACAGGCGCGGATGTGGAATATGTGTGGTCTGACTGGGATCCTTCGAAGATGACCAGCCAGTTCACCCAGGCGGTAGCCACCAAGCCTGACGGGATCGCCGTCATGGGCCACCCCGGCGACGCAGCTTTTGGTCCATTGATCGACGACGCCGTCGCGCAGGGCATCATCGTGACCAGCATGAACACGCAGCTGGCCGAGACGCAGGCCAAGTACAGCGCCCAGGGCTTTGGCTACGTCGGCGCGATATTGTATGACGCCGGGTATGCCCTGGGCGAGCAGGCCGTCAAACGGTCTGGTGTGAAGGCCGGCGACAAAGCCTTCCTGTGGGGGCTGCTGTCGCAGGCCGGGCGCGGCGAGCGCACCAAGGGCGTGAAGGATGCCCTGGAGAAAGCCGGCCTGACCGTGATCT
- a CDS encoding ADP-ribosylglycohydrolase family protein, whose amino-acid sequence MSPLPADYLERVYAGVLGKIVGVYLGRPVENWSFEAITDRFAFIDRYVNQEMDVPLVVTDDDIAGTFTFLRALEDYDYSPDLTPRQIGQSWLNYIIEGRTILWWGGLFHSSEHTAYLNLKEGIPAPRSGSLAQNGPVIANQIGAQIYIDGWALLHPGDPEKAADFAARAASV is encoded by the coding sequence ATGTCTCCCTTACCTGCTGATTACCTTGAGCGTGTCTACGCCGGCGTGTTGGGCAAAATTGTCGGCGTGTACCTGGGCCGGCCTGTAGAAAACTGGAGCTTCGAAGCCATCACCGATCGCTTTGCCTTTATAGACCGCTATGTTAACCAGGAGATGGATGTGCCGCTCGTGGTCACTGACGACGATATCGCCGGGACCTTCACCTTCCTGCGGGCTTTGGAAGATTACGATTATTCCCCTGACCTGACCCCACGGCAGATCGGTCAGAGCTGGCTGAACTACATCATCGAGGGACGCACCATCCTTTGGTGGGGAGGCCTCTTTCACTCCAGCGAGCACACCGCATACCTCAACCTGAAAGAGGGCATCCCTGCCCCCCGCAGCGGATCGCTGGCACAGAATGGGCCAGTAATAGCCAACCAGATTGGCGCGCAAATCTATATCGATGGCTGGGCCTTGCTCCATCCGGGAGATCCGGAAAAAGCCGCGGATTTTGCCGCGCGTGCGGCGTCGGTCAG